One genomic segment of Falco peregrinus isolate bFalPer1 chromosome 7, bFalPer1.pri, whole genome shotgun sequence includes these proteins:
- the AKAP12 gene encoding A-kinase anchor protein 12 isoform X3 codes for MQLHLLCVGQTEHSSLTLKEDTETMETSPSDSSTKDGVDAEKEDVHTIKQLPSLEEDAEDHTSEPQSYDLGFKKVFKFVGFRFTVKKEKTGKSEPVQLLTVKKETQVPEGADDQKEVSSEETAMPEDAHSAEDNTKDTLKNEKPEDESPKTPEANEVCSQSAALVTDTASPLRKFFTQGWTGFRKKKSFRKPKEDELQSPTKEEEQEKEGPTLTTETSEKEGKPEFEKHGEERNVTAVTIEAHEEQAEGEEQESKKTVAATGVEASEKEGLIRHGEQGQKEDVAVAVVKEGAKEKKAEEDDQERKLVEIPEDLGKKEEKAEEGEKESEVTEKPPKPRSVVPVVTDSVNGELKTSSEVLPVEEKLESMEKCEIDDRAEISSEEKLKAGSLAVEISSEQLKKSEGREGKEPAPLGKETLDGKTEETELKMSPTADITQGDALDRTTEKKESKADETKLTLSAPGLKSFSTSEHSVDTEDDQQSIRPTDERPQGKTGIVTTDTIKPDEITTEITPEEAAGKRSPEAIVNEAELLSSQEKTKLQGSPLKKLFTGTGLKKLSGKKHKGKREESKLGEQGELIQQLSDSPDSPEEQKGESSASSPEEMNEIPSLEKSVDGMQVTENEDAAISDMERKRESVTPWASFKKMVTPKKRVRRPSESDKEEEIDKTKSVSVSATENIVDENQGELKENGMDQKPEKITEEPKRKVDTSVSWEAFICVGSSKKRARKSSSSDEETEHKLGQESQKIEESGQSKETATDAILTSSQESDQGQGNSSPEQAGSPSEGEGISTWESFKRLVTPRRRSKTRMEERTEDSVVGSSLEHSTSDGEPGKDESWVPFRKLMPGRRKKKSDGKPEPAHLRQAREDMAETTEEDSDIPAVVPLSEYEAAEQEKIEAQQVKDAEAMKEQISEKEGTEKLEETLRTEQAHEGLVHAVTVTVVEGERAVTSIEERSPSWISAALTECIEQAKEEEEKETEKTFESDVIVEEAEVAAKTVPETRKGISDDTTASELELTSEAVTALETAEASCTEETMEVSLAEETTEMVSAVSQLLETPDTTEEVTPVQEVEATEQNLKELDKRTQKVLHEVAERVKSADVAQLVSERTVTAATTTTVQGTESEVKDDATDGNIVGQETVLLEQSLEKGEHKEDGLQPQGSAESIQRMLILHEGSERSEVSVAIKEGKGYENVDVLRDEKQQQACEGAVVEDREEISEGQRTAEESSSHDGVFHSIKAVAPNEELFAKQEPSEEEKLPVAELTVEETRDECTPEVQTAVLDKTEDETSLLELTAEKPVQLEGEGRTLTVGPECTEPVVTAVPLKAERQDEIPDLDSEKQASTEGVPCREPAQRKEEDGDAVPLEVKSTEVTVTEVPLQDEVKTSALPSEAIGSEAAVDAEQSVREGTGRHITAKDSASTLEPQHGEGTTETPSQSDETRGGKIEDAMLKTETHLESHTTVTEAPMQIEADSVSNLASICSDITENGSTVLTDLSPKKCEIPSSLAEEETVEKEELVETSNCQDFQKEDNKNEQSTERAKEAFESGKWEVVGGDECSTAVQQEVLSMQEKVSDSAFLQAERLEALKVFVPVAAAAVEEHVMAETVMPDTTANTVQPSATTPEQMASEGVPVTTVDYSGCRTAELGSAEAPEPQVTPASMNGISEEQEGPQSTGQPEQNGIPLSDGLSLTHTEFEGVVQSVSIESQSTRIVLTAIQTAVHKLAETEESAAFESEQCIKSIGKSPSDTNMPELLEHVQVDQLPVKEEEIRSKEKELQQSGVVKTATLTESAEIHATVGKTKDLLLTSEMLKGGQTQNSLTIETSPEDVSRESVTLQKSALELSTSEDSAKDPLDIHPPKLREKEVGQVMEVPDQHTGQKTCRESEEEQHRSPVEDGKPQTWEGDSCQEGTPCDSPQSQNSVATDTLNMC; via the exons ATGCAGCTACATCTCCTTTGTG TTGGACAAACAGAACATTCTAGTTTAACTTTGAAGGAAGACACTGAAACTATGGAGACAAGTCCATCTGACTCAAGCACCAAGGACGGTGTAGACGCTGAGAAAGAGGATGTTCATACAATTAAACAGTTGCCGTCTTTGGAAGAAGATGCAGAAGACCACACATCTGAGCCACAGTCTTATGATCTGggttttaaaaaggtttttaaatttGTTGGTTTCAGATTTacagtgaagaaggaaaagacaggaaaatcaGAACCAGTTCAACTGCTTActgtaaaaaaggaaacacaagtCCCTGAAGGAGCTGATGATCAAAAAGAAGTCAGCTCAGAAGAAACAGCGATGCCTGAGGATGCGCACTCTGCAGAAGACAACACCAAAgacacactgaaaaatgaaaaaccagAAGATGAATCTCCTAAAACACCAGAGGCGAATGAGGTTTGTTCTCAGTCAGCTGCCTTAGTCACTGATACTGCATCGCCATTAAGAAAATTTTTTACTCAAGGATGGACtggatttagaaaaaagaagagttttaGGAAGCCTAAAGAAGATGAACTACAGTCTCCTACGAAAGAAGAGGAGCAAGAAAAAGAGGGACCAACATTAACAACTGAAACCagtgaaaaggaagggaaaccTGAGTTCGAGAAGCACGGTGAAGAGAGGAATGTGACAGCAGTAACTATTGAAGCGCATGAGGAGCAAGCTGAAGGAGAAGAGCAAGAGTCAAAAAAGACTGTGGCAGCCACAGGAGTCGAAGCAAGTGAGAAGGAAGGGCTAATCAGGCATGGTGAGCAGGGACAAAAAGAGGATGTAGCAGTAGCAGTTGTTAAAGAAGGTgctaaggagaaaaaagctgaagaggaTGATCAAGAAAGGAAACTTGTGGAAATCCCAGAAGATCTTggtaaaaaggaagaaaaagctgaagaaggagagaaagaaagtgaGGTGACAGagaaaccaccaaaaccaaggTCAGTGGTACCGGTTGTCACTGACAGTGTGAATGGAGAACTGAAAACATCCTCAGAAGTCCTGCCTGTGGAAGAAAAACTGGAGTCAATGGAAAAGTGTGAAATAGATGACAGAGCTGAAATATCCTCTGAAGAGAAACTCAAAGCAGGATCTTTGGCAGTTGAAATTTCTAGTGAACAGCTTAAAAAGtctgaaggaagagaaggaaaggaaccTGCCCCACTGGGGAAAGAAACACTTGatggaaaaacagaggaaacagAATTGAAAATGTCACCCACAGCAGACATCACACAAGGAGACGCTCTGGATAGaaccacagagaagaaagaaagcaaagcagatgaGACAAAACTGACTCTGAGTGCTCCTGGGTTGAAGTCCTTTTCTACCTCTGAACATTCAGTTGACACAGAGGATGATCAACAGTCCATCAGACCCACTGATGAAAGACCACAGGGAAAAACTGGCATAGTTACAACTGATACTATCAAACCAGATGAAATAACCACAGAAATAACTCCTGAAGAGGCAGCTGGAAAGAGGTCTCCGGAAGCTATCGTAAATGAAGCTGAACTGCTCTCTTCTCAGGAAAAAACTAAACTACAAGGCAGCCCTTTAAAGAAACTCTTCACGGGTACCGGATTAAAAAAACTGTCTGGAAAGAAGCATAAAGGCAAAAGGGAAGAATCTAAGTTAGGGGAACAGGGTGAACTAATTCAGCAGTTATCAGATTCCCCAGATAGCCCAGAGGAACAGAAGGGGGAGAGTTCTGCTTCTTCTCCTGAAGAGATGAATGAAAttccttctttggaaaaatCTGTAGATGGAATGCAGGtcactgaaaatgaagatgcTGCAATTTCAGATATGGAGCGGAAAAGAGAAAGTGTTACACCCTGGGCATCATTTAAAAAGATGGTGACTCCCAAAAAACGTGTCAGAAGACCTTCTGAAAGCgataaagaagaagaaattgatAAGACAAAGAGTGTTTCAGTGTCTGCAACTGAAAACATTGTTGATGAAAATCAGggagaattaaaagaaaatggcatgGACCAGAAACCAGAGAAAATCACAGAAGAGCCCAAAAGGAAGGTTGACACCTCTGTGTCCTGGGAAGCTTTTATATGTGTAGgttcttcaaagaaaagagCCAGGAAATCATCATCATCTGATGAAGAAACTGAACATAAGCTTGGTCAAGAAAGCCAAAAAATAGAAGAGTCTGGACAGagcaaagaaacagcaacagatgCAATTCTTACTAGCTCTCAGGAAAGCGACCAAGGACAAGGGAATTCTTCCCCAGAACAGGCTGGAAGCCCATCTGAAGGTGAAGGTATTTCAACATGGGAATCATTTAAAAGGCTAGTCACTCCAAGAAGGAGATCCAAAACTAGAATGGAAGAGAGAACTGAAGACTCTGTTGTGGGATCTAGCCTGGAGCATTCAACATCGGATGGTGAGcctggaaaagatgaatcatgGGTTCCATTTAGAAAATTAATGCCTGGGCGTAGGAAGAAAAAGTCAGATGGAAAGCCAGAACCAGCTCATCTTAGACAAGCAAGAGAAGACATGGCAGAAACAACAGAAGAAGATTCAGATATTCCAGCTGTTGTTCCTTTATCTGAATAcgaagcagcagagcaggagaaaatTGAAGCCCAGCAAGTGAAAGATGCTGAAGCAATGAAAGAACAAATCTCAGAGAAAGagggaacagaaaaattagAGGAGACCCTAAGAACTGAGCAAGCACATGAAGGGCTTGTACATGCAGTTACTGTTACCGTTGTGGAAGGGGAAAGGGCAGTTACCAGTATTGAAGAAAGGTCACCGTCTTGGATATCTGCTGCTCTGACAGAGTGCATTGAGCaggcaaaagaagaggaagagaaagaaactgagaaaacatTTGAATCTGATGTTAttgtggaagaagcagaggtaGCTGCTAAGACAGTGCCAGAGACAAGAAAGGGTATAAGTGATGACACCACAGCAAGTGAGCTAGAGCTAACCTCAGAAGCAGTGACAGCTCTGGAGACAGCAGAAGCTTCTTGCACTGAAGAAACAATGGAAGTGTCCCTTGCTGAGGAGACCACTGAGATGGTTTCTGCTGTTTCACAGTTGTTAGAAACCCCTGATACTACAGAGGAAGTTACACCTGTACAAGAAGTAGAGGCCACCGAACAAAATTTGAAAGAATTGGACAAACGGACACAAAAAGTTCTTCATGAAGTTGCTGAAAGAGTAAAGTCAGCAGATGTAGCACAGCTGGTTAGTGAAAGAACCGTGACAGCAGCTACAACTACAACAGTACAAGGAACTGAGTCGGAAGTGAAAGATGATGCTACAGATGGCAACATTGTAGGCCAGGAAACTGTTTTGCTTGAACAGTCCTTGGAAAAAGGAGAACACAAGGAGGATGgcctccagccccagggaagTGCAGAGAGCATTCAGAGAATGCTGATTCTACACGAAGGTTCAGAGAGAAGTGAAGTATCTGTTGCAATTAAAGAAGGCAAAGGATATGAAAATGTAGATGTATTGAGagatgaaaaacagcagcaggcatgtgaAGGAGCAGTTGTAGAAGACCGTGAAGAAATATCTGAAGGGCAGAGGACAGCAGAGGAATCTTCATCACATGACGGAGTGTTTCACAGCATCAAAGCGGTTGCTCCCAACGAAgagctgtttgcaaagcaggaGCCTTCAGAAGAAGAGAAACTGCCTGTAGCAGAGTTGACAGTAGAGGAGACAAGAGATGAATGTACTCCAGAAGTACAGACTGCA GTACTAGACAAGACAGAGGATGAAACCTCTTTGTTGGAGCTTACAGCTGAAAAGCCTGTGCAGCTTGAAGGAGAGGGCAGAACACTCACTGTGGGACCAGAGTGCACAGAACCAGTTGTCACTGCAGTCCCTCTTAAAGCCGAAAGACAAGATGAAATTCCTGACTTGGACTCAGAAAAGCAAGCTTCTACTGAAGGAGTTCCTTGCAGGGAACCTGcccagagaaaggaagaggacGGTGATGCTGTGCCCCTTGAAGTGAAGAGCACAGAAGTCACTGTTACTGAAGTTCCACTGCAGGACGAGGTAAAaacctctgcccttccttcaGAAGCAATTGGCTCAGAAGCAGCTGTAGATGCTGAGCAGAGTGTGCGGGAGGGGACTGGCAGGCACATTACAGCAAAAGATTCTGCATCCACCCTAGAGCCACAACATGGAGAAGGAACAACTGAAACCCCCTCCCAGAGTGATGAAACCAGAGGTGGCAAAATCGAAGATGCGATGCTCAAAACTGAAACACACTTAGAGAGCCATACCACTGTCACCGAGGCTCCCATGCAGATTGAAGCAGACAGTGTATCTAATTTAGCATCAATATGCTCAGATATCACTGAAAATGGAAGCACTGTCCTCACTGACCTGAGTCCTAAGAAATGTGAAATACCAAGCAGCTTAGCTGAAGAAGAGactgtggaaaaagaagaacTTGTGGAAACCTCAAACTGTCAAGACTTTCAAAAAGAAGATAACAAAAATGAGCAATCCACGGAAAGAGCCAAAGAAGCATTTGAATCTGGAAAATGGGAAGTTGTGGGAGGTGATGAATGTTCAACTGCTGTCCAGCAAGAAGTTTTGAGCATGCAAGAGAAAGTCTCTGACTCAGCCTTCCTACAAGCTGAAAGGTTGGAGGCTCTGAAAGTGTTTGTGCCAgtagcagctgcagcagttgaAGAGCATGTCATGGCAGAAACTGTAATGCCTGATACAACAGCCAACACTGTACAGCCCTCAGCAACCACACCAGAGCAGATGGCTTCTGAAGGGGTCCCAGTTACTACTGTTGACTATTCAGGCTGCAGGACTGCAGAGCTCGGTAGTGCAGAAGCACCTGAGCCTCAGGTAACTCCTGCTTCCATGAATGGAATATCAGAGGAGCAAGAGGGGCCCCAGAGTACAGGGCAACCTGAACAAAATGGTATTCCTCTAAGTGACGGCCTGTCTCTCACTCACACGGAATTTGAGGGTGTTGTTCAGTCTGTGAGTATAGAGTCCCAGAGTACGAGGATTGTATTGACTGCCATCCAGACAGCTGTTCACAAACTTGCAGAAACGGAAGAGTCAGCTGCCTTTGAGTCAGAGCAGTGCATTAAGTCCATAGGGAAAAGCCCATCAGATACAAATATGCCTGAACTTCTGGAACATGTGCAGGTGGATCAACTTCCAGTAAAAGAGGAAGAGATAAGgagtaaagaaaaagagctcCAGCAATCAGGAGTAGTGAAAACCGCTACCTTAACAGAATCTGCAGAAATTCATGCAACtgtaggaaaaacaaaagacctGTTGTTAActtcagagatgctgaaagGTGGACAAACTCAGAATTCTTTAACAATTGAAACTAGCCCTGAAGATGTTTCAAGGGAAAGTGTGACACTTCAGAAATCAGCACTAGAACTAAGTACTTCAGAAGATTCCGCCAAAGACCCACTAGATATACACCCACCAAAATTAAGGGAAAAAGAGGTTGGGCAGGTTATGGAAGTCCCAGACCAACATACAGGTCAGAAAACATGCAGAGAAAGTGAGGAAGAACAGCATCGCTCACCAGTGGAAGATGGGAAACCACAGACATGGGAGGGTGATAGTTGCCAAGAAGGAACACCTTGTGATAGTCCACAAAGTCAAAACTCAGTGGCTACTGACACTTTGAAT ATGTGCTAA